In the Cucurbita pepo subsp. pepo cultivar mu-cu-16 unplaced genomic scaffold, ASM280686v2 Cp4.1_scaffold000203, whole genome shotgun sequence genome, one interval contains:
- the LOC111784459 gene encoding circumsporozoite protein-like: protein MIIMLLDESSHHSAGCGGGGGEGKRNAAGGGDLKKLRSGGGGERKRNAVGGGDLKKLRSGGGGEGKRNAAGGGDLKKLRSGGGGEGKRNAAGGEDLKKLRSGGGGEGKRNVAGGGDLKKLRSRGGGEGKRNAAGGRDLKKFRVGGGGEVKRNAAGGGGEVKRKADRDLPECISSDHESAMARNG, encoded by the exons ATGATCATTATGTTGTTGGATGAG TCTTCACATCACTCTGCTGGCTGCggtggaggtggtggagaggggaagagaaacGCCGCTGGGGGAGGAGATTTAAAGAAGCTTCGCTCAGGAGGTGGcggagagaggaagagaaacgCTGTTGGCGGAGGAGATTTAAAGAAGCTTCGCTCAGGAGGTGGcggagaggggaagagaaacGCTGCTGGCGGAGGAGATTTAAAGAAGCTTCGCTCTGGAGGTGGcggagaggggaagagaaacGCTGCTGGCGGAGAAGATTTAAAGAAGCTTCGCTCAGGAGGTGGcggagaggggaagagaaacGTTGCTGGCGGAGGAGATTTAAAGAAGCTTCGCTCAAGAGGTGGcggagaggggaagagaaacGCCGCCGGAGGTAGAGATTTAAAGAAGTTTCGTGTAGGAGGTGGCGGAGAAGTGAAGAGAAACGCCGCTGGAGGTGGCGGAGAAGTGAAGAGGAAGGCAGATAGAGATCTACCGGAATGCATCAGCTCCGACCATGAGTCAGCAATGGCAAGAAATGGATGA